A segment of the Lycium ferocissimum isolate CSIRO_LF1 chromosome 10, AGI_CSIRO_Lferr_CH_V1, whole genome shotgun sequence genome:
CACTGAATCACAAATGATACTTTTGTTATTCCTGGATCTCTTTGGTGTCTCCGTAGATAGAGGCGGATCTATGATTCAGGTTCTTAGCATTAAACccattttattcttaaaattatgggttcagacttattattattgtaattttaataaatttttacacataaatttatattccGTATCGAAAGTAATGGGTTCAGATGAACCTAGTGCCTAAATGCTGCATCTGCCCCTGTCTGGAGACCTTGTGAAATCTACTGCTTCATGTTTATTTCCGTTGGTTGCTTTAACCACTTGAAAAGATGTTTCTCGATGATCACAATAGATCGATATCATTAATCCCACAAAGGCGTGTTCTTTAGTCTCTGAATTATCATAGACATTATTTCAACAAACTACTAGTAACTATTAAGAGCTAGAAATATCCTTCCTTAATTGGAACAAGTAGTCCGGTTTCAGTGCACCTCTAGTATTCCTCTGGTACTTGTGTCCTTCCACCACTAGTTCAGGTATCTGGTATCTTTGCCTACTAAAGCTTAGTCAAATGAGAAGATCACTTCTGCTCCAATTTGAACCTCGTACTTTCCCATGGTTTTAAGACCGATTTCATTGTTCGATATACCATACTCTTAGGTTCCCATGTCAACCTTTTTACCTTATCTGCAAGCTATTTCGTGTACAATGCTGAATtccataaataaatttaatttaatattaattttatgcATGGATTTGTGCATAGCAAATAAACACAATGAATTCATTATGCTGCAGGTAATGGTAGTAGAAGAAGTTAACTTATGGGCTAACATTGCATCAAAAGGCTTGATCACCGAAATTCTAGAGCCCAAGCACATCAATAATAAAACAACGGTCCTTTTCGCAAATGCCCTGTATTTTAAAGGTACATGGAACTTTGATCAAGAACGCACCATAGACAAAGAATTTTACCTACTCAACGGTGACAAAATCTCAGTCCCCTTCATGACTGGCTGCTACGATTATTCCTATGGATCATTTGAAGGCTATCAAGTTGCTAAAATTCCAtatgaaattggaaaaaaagacGATAAAAAAGAGTTCTCTATGTTTATCTTCcttccaaataaaaaaaaggggctGCCCAGCTTATTGGGAAAAGTGAAATCTGATCCCAAATTCTTTACCCAAGACTTCAGGATTCGGTATGAATCACTCGATGCATTCTACATCCCAAAGTTCAAATTCTCGTACACTGCAATGAAACAAGTGAAACAAACAATGAAGGAAATGGGATTGACTCTGCCTTTCAGTAAAAAATGCAAAGAGATAACGGAGATCGTGAAACCTAAGGGGCCATTCTTTATAAACAGGATATTACAAAAAGCATTTATCGAAGTGAATGAGAAGGGTACTGAGGCAGCAGCTGTTACTGTGTTAGATGATGACATGGGATTTTCTCTGTATGATGAAATAATACCTCTTCCGAGATTCGTAGCAGATCACCCTTTCTTGTTCATGATAAGGGAAGAGGCTTCAAAATTGGTGCTTTTCACTGGAGCTGTACTAAATCCATTAAATGACCATTCAGATGATGTTTCATCAAGTGATTACGATTCGGATGATTATTAAGGACAAAAAAGAGGCATGGGAGttgttcttttttaaaattgctAGTATTTGTTTAAGAACTTTGAGGGTTTAGATTTTCATTATTGTGTTGATGAAACTGAGTGGATCATTTTCAATTTTCATGCAGACCTTACTAGTCTTTCAGACCCAGAACCTGTTTGGTTATCCGtgtcataataagtgtcaccttagcaaaaaatatgcatatcaagaaacaaataaaataacgtgaagtttaccaaattacccctgtataataaaattaaattactttttcctcttgaaTACAAGTAGTAAATTTTTTGATATTGAGAATCTAACCATATaaagttactatgtggcttttccaatcatcatttagatgttatttGTCAGTTTTTCTTTAAGgatagaattgaaaaaaactagccaatttatgtcttagtatcctaaggtgacacttattatgagacaaatttttttggctaaggtgacacttattatggaacgaAGGGAGTATTACAAATGCTGGTTTAAGAGATGCACATGTTTGTCTTATGTGTTTACGTACAAGTGATGAAGTGTTACCTTGAGTTGCCCAATTCATCTCTCCTATTTAGTTTGGACAGTTTAAAcgatataattctaaaaaaaaaaaaaaaaaaaaaagcggaaATATGTTTGTTACTTGGGAGTGAAAGTCGTTTTTCTTTACAAATATTAACACTCTCACTCAAATATCACTTGCTtcaaaaagaagagaagtttgATTCTTGTGCTCAAGTGACTAGTCATATTCTTCTAAAGGAGATTCAAAAGGaggttaaaataaataaaaattgtaaTACTAACATATTATTGTCTCCACTAATTTTCCATGCCGTACTGAGCATGACAGCAGCCGGAGCAAAGGGAAATACATTGAATCAGAACCTTCAGTTTCTCGGTGCCAGCGATATTGATGATTTAAAGTCCAAGTTCTTAAATATGGCTGCTGTTCTTGAGAGCAATATTAATGGTGGCCCTGATTTGAGTTTCGTTAATGGAATGTGGGTGGCTCATACACATAAACTGAGAGACTCTTTCAAACAATTAGCCAATACTCTCTATAAAACTGAGCCTAAAGTTGTTGATTTTAAACGCAAGGTGAGTGCTCTGTTTAATCTTTTGaagctttaattttcttttatattattggtgTTTTCGTTACGTTAGTTATCTTTgagatttgttttttttctcttctctagACTGAGTTAAATCGCCTGAATCAGCATTATATCCTAGAAATCAAAAAGAGGACAGAAAGTTgctgatttaattttttttttttttttttttttttaataccttGATGTTATAGTGTCAAATATATCtgccttaaatttttttatttcactgGTACGTCGTCTAAATAATTTCAAGGAAGtggaagagggacatagactaaATTCAAGTGCTCAATAACCATTAAAAGTGTTAGTGCTAATTTAGGTGGCCTTTCCGTAAAAGATTTGAAGAAagtgaaatattatttttattggtgTTTAGTTGAAAATAGTTCTTGAAACAAGTTCGCCAAATTTTAGAAGCACTGAATCACAAATGATAATTTTGTTACTCTTGGATCTCGTTGGTGTCTGTCTAGGCAGAGGCGGACGGATCTAGGATTAAGGTTCTTAGCATTGAACCCGTTGTATTCTTAATTTTATGGGTTGAGACTTATTCTTCATtgtaattttagtaaatttttacacataaatttgtGCTCCGCGTCTAAAATAACGGGTTCAGATGAACCTAGTGCCTGAATGTTGCATCTGCCCGTCTGGAGACCTTGTGAAATCAGCTGCTTCATGTTGATTTTCGTTGGTTGTTTTAACCGCTTGAAAGATGTTTCTTGATGATCAGAATCACTAATCCCACAAAGGCATGTTCTTTGGTCTCTGAATTATCATAGACATTATTTCAGCAAACTATTTGTAATTATTAAGAGCTAGAAATACTCTTCCTTAATTGGAACTAGTAGTCCGTTTTCGGTGCACCTCGAGTATTATTCTGGTACTTGTGTCCTTCCACCTTCAGGTATCTTTGCCTACCAAAGCTTAGTCAAATGAGAAGATCACTTCAGCTGGAATTTGAACCGCGTACTTTCCCATAGTTTTAAGACCAATTTCTTGGATCGATATACCATACTCTTAGGTTCCCATGTCAACCTTTTTACCTTATCTGCAAGCTATTTCGTGTACAATGCTGAATTCCATAAAGAGATTTAGTTTAATATTAATTTATGCATGGATTTGTGCATAGCAAATGAACACAATGAATTCATTATGCTGCAGGAAGAGGTGGTAGAAGAAGTTAACTTATGGGCTAACATTGCATCAAAAGGCTTGATCCCCGAAATTCTAAAGCCCAACCACATCAATAATAAAACAACAGTCCTTTTCGCCAATGCCCTGTATTTTAAAGGTACATGGAACTTTGATCAAGAACGCACCATAGACAAAGACTTTTACCTACTCAACGGTGACAAAATCTCAGTTCCCTTCATGACTGGCTGCTACGATTATTCCTATGGATCATTTGAAGGCTATCAAGCTGCTAAAATTCCataagaaattggaaaaaaagatGATAAAAAAGAGTTCTCTATGTTTATCTTCCTTCCAAATGAAAAAGATTGGGTGCGTAGCTTATTGGAAAAAGTGAATTCCAATCCGAAATTCTTTACCCAAAACTTCAGGCTTCGGTATGAATCACTCGATGCATTCTACATCCCAAAGTTCAAATTCTCGCACACTGCAATGAAACAAGTGAAACAAACAATGAAGGAAATGGGATTGACTCTGCCTTTCAGTAAAACATGCACAGAGATAACAGAGATCGTGAAACCTAAGGGGCCATTCTTTATAAAGAGAATATTACAAAAAGCATTTATTGAAGTAAATGAGAAGGGTACTGAGGCAGCAGCTGTCACTGAGGAGTCGGATGATGACTTGGGATTTCCGTTGTATGATGTAATAAAACCTCATCCGAGATTTGTAGCAGATCACCCTTTCTTGTTCATGATAAGGGAAGAGGTTTCAAAATTGGTGCTTTTCACTGGAGCTCTACTGAATCCATCGAATGACCATTCAGATGATGTTTCATCAAGTGATTCGGATTCGGATGATTAATAAGGACAAAAAAGAGGCATGTGAGttgttcttttttaaaattgctAGTATTTGTTTAAAAACTTTGAGGGCTTGGGTTCTCAGTATTGTGTTGATGAAACTGAGTGGATGATTTCAGTGTTCATGCAGACCTTTTTCAGAGGTAGAACTTATTTGGTTATTATTACAAATGCTGGTTTAAGAGATGCACATGTTTGTCTTATGTGTGTACGTACAAGTGATGAAGTGTGACCTTGAGTTGTCCAAAAGAACCTTTAAAGGTGTTGGTAAGTATACGGTATTGTGAAGGAAGTTGGCACAATTCACCTTTTTTGGATAGTTTAAACGATATaattccaacaaaaaaaaaagaagcggAAATATGTTTGTGACTTATGAGTGAAACTCGTTTTTCTTTACAAATATTAACACTCGATCTTACTCAAATATCACTTGCTTCAACTAATAATTGGAAGGAAATCGATGTCAACCTCTAATATTAACAAAATATCACTAAAATACAAACTTCTTATCATATTTATCCTTCACCATGTATCGTTAATATCTGtgaatatttaaatatatatatttatgcttcgAATCAAAACTTAGCTAGAAAACGGAGGACAATGAGTTCCACCTCCTCAATGGTAGCTCTGTCCGTGCAACCTTCATGACCAGGGAAACAGAGCAATTTGTTAAAGAATTTAATGGTTTCAAAGTTTGATTCGTCCATATCATCAAGGCAATGATAATAAGAGCAACTTCTCCGAGTACTTGTTTTTTTCCTAATGCATATAATGGACTACCTGCTTTAATAGACAAAATCAGTTCAAAACCTAGATTCATTGAGAAGCACATTTATGTTAAAAAACGTAAAGGTATCTTTTGGAATTGAAGCTTTCAAAATTCTGTAGGGACTTGGTCTTATGTTACCTTTCTCTGAGGGTGATCTCAGTACTGTAATACTAAGTTGCTTGAATTGTTAACCTTTAAGTTGATGTAAATATTGGGTGCGAGTAAAATTAGATATGGGAAAATATGTTCCGTTCatgtgtttatgaattttactGAACTACCAACAattgattaatatggacttcttCATCAGTGTATAAGTCCATCCTTTTTAGATTTATTCGTGCTAAAGAGTATACCAAATAAGAGTTCAAAAACTTAACATTTTTAGGGCTTTATAACGGAATGAGGATTAACATTATATACGAAAATTGAAGTGAGGGTAAGAATCCATGTTTCTGTCCTTTATATGTTCACATATTGGTTAACATATTATACAGGGGTATGTGGAATCATGTCATCTAAAGCTTACTAAtggtgaaaagtgaaaaatagcaCTTCAAACCCAAGAAGAAAAATCTTCCTAAGTTAGGTAAAAACATGTATCAAATCTCCAATTCTAGGTTAAAAAAATCGTACTCAACCTCATAATTACAATCTCCTAAATAAACTAAAACTTCTAAACTTGAtctacaagaaactatattctTATTTAACGTGCAATATTCTCAATAGTTTCATCAAGATCAATTTAAAACCACATGTACGTGCTAACTACAAGAAAAAAGTTCACATCAAATTATTGCTACGCTTTCAACTTTGAAACCATGGATGAAGccatgagaaaaagaaaaagaaaactcacTCACCTTCAATCATCTTCTTCTTCGCAATCAAATATGGACATGACAGAGTTCGTCACCAACCAAACGGACGTTTCTTTCATGCTAACTAAACACGTTTTGATGGAAGAAATTAAAGGCAATTCGAACCTGGTGTTCTCTCCTCTGTCAATTCAAATAATTCTTGGCCAAATTGCCGCCGGCTCAAAGGGACCAACTGCTCTGTTTCCTCAAGTCTAAATCCATTGATGACCTCAATTCTCTGTATTCTCATATCGTCACTAACGTTTTTGCTGATGGAAGCCCCTTTGGAGGTCCGATTTTGTCCGTTGCTAATGGTGTTTGGATCAACCGATCAACGCCTATTAGGCCTTCTTTTAAGAAGATTGTAAAGAAAGTTTACAAGGCTGCTTCAAAATCTGTTGATTTTCGGAACAAGGTTAGTCCttcagcttgtttggatggtcgtTACCCCTCGTTTCATAATAATTGTTTTATACTGTATTGTATAGTTCTTCTAATACAACTTTTAGAACTACTATTGTCTGTTGTGGTTTAACATCTTATTGTTggggcaaaagaaaaaaatctttattGTTTGGTTGTTTCGTTTGACTGTATGCATACTCTACCATAAACATTGTTCTCTTTTACATTATGCCCTTACATTTATTATGCTtgtacttattgttgatgtttataTTGTTAATATCTTGTTTTTGAATAATTTCACTAGGAGTTGCATGAGTTTAATAACTTACTATATTCACAACACGGTCACATCAAATCCGTTGGTAACAACAAATTTAACAATGCAATACAGTAAATTGAAGTACCAATCAAAACAAATATTGTATGTAAAGTAACAATACAGTTGGTAACAATCCTCCAAACAACCAACTCTTTgctattgaattctttcatgACATTTGTCTTGCTGTGGTCGGTTCCATGGATATGAATATAACTGCAAATGATACAGATAATTCATATAGTTATGCCAACTAATTTCAGATTATGGTGTGCTTGATCTATCAATCTGCTGAATGGTAGTAAGCTTTTAGCGTATGTATATGTGCTAATTCTCTTGTACTCTCTGTTTCTCTGTTTGTCTTGACATTTGATTAAGgtgtagagaaatatagcagaagaaaagtaaattagaaaaaacttctgctagcccaagatcgttactaagataggaagattcaactaaagaagaagaagctatAGAAAGGAGAACTTTGAAATGGAAGAAGACTCTCTTGAATTGGTTTGAATGATTTTCAATTGGGTTGGCTTGGCTTGGCTTGTTTACAAATGACTAAGGCCACCCCTTTTTATACTTGTCTAGGGATGGTTCTAGATAGAATTATCTAGATATATCCATAAAATATCTAGTTAGCCTTATCTTCTaactagggctgggcataaataccgaaaatctaaaaatcgaaccgaatcgaaccgaaacttcaacaaaccgaaccgaactagtttggttcggtgtttggtgtccaccgtaaaaaaatcgaaaccgaaatagccgaaccgaagtttgataaaaccaaaccgaaaaaagcgaacgcgcaccgaaatttaatacattatccaaaaaagaattaaaatagtCTAGGCCCATTAAGTGTAAAgcaaaaaaacccaattgtaataagtcctcttttgcatttgtatccctaatttcccacttcaattgaaaaaaatcaaatatccttaacaaagaaaggtaactaggatgtctctttaggattaatgtatgtcctttatgtgttttcttaattattcttacggtatatatataacacctagtaatcctatgtcatgattatagttttctgttcttgtgtatcctgtttgtttaattttgatttcaatttatcagttttatgttttattacttttgagaatatgaattagtgtcaatggaatctcttctaatattatatcaaaaaaaccgaattgaaaaaatcgaaaccgaaccgaaccgaactttaaaaaatcgaaaccgaaagaaccgaaccgaactagtttggttcggtgttcggtgtccaccttcaaaaaatcgaacccgaaatagccaaaccgaagtttgataaaaccgaaccgaaaaaccgaacgcccacccctacttcTAACACTACTCTAGaatatctagatttttctttaagatAATTATCCAAGATCCTACACTAGACTATTCTAGATCCCTTACTAAATATCTAGGATTTTTTGTACCtccaaaaaatcaactttacTTCTTCACACTCCCCCTTAAATTTTTTGGAAACTACCCCGAGCTTGTTGCAGAAGAACTCAGACGAAGCTTTTGGGTGTGCCTTGGTGAAGATCTCAGACATACTTTCCTGTCTCCTCTTGCTTCTTCAAATGACGAAGGTTTTCCGCCATTAATTGGGCCTGCAAAGAAGCATGAATACGTACCGGCAAATTTTTCATCGTTATAGCGAGCTGGCTTAACAATATTTCTTTTTGGCCTTTGCGAATCACGTGAATCATCTCCATGCTGAGTTTTACGTTCTTGAGTTTCCAGACTCCCCCTTTCTCTTAGCTCCTTGACAATTGTGTTATCTGGAGAACCATCTGAGTCGATGACGATCTGACCATGAATACCCTTCGAAGACTCAACACCAACATAGGATCCACCATTACATTCCCTTTCCAGCTCCTCAATAAATTGTTTGGCATCTTCAGAGCTTCCAAAAATCATACTGCTTGTATCTCCATATGAAATTGATCCTTCA
Coding sequences within it:
- the LOC132035311 gene encoding serpin-Z10-like; the protein is MTDVLESNSGGLDLSFLNGMWVAHKHKLRDSFKQLATTLYKTEPRVVDFERKVMVVEEVNLWANIASKGLITEILEPKHINNKTTVLFANALYFKGTWNFDQERTIDKEFYLLNGDKISVPFMTGCYDYSYGSFEGYQVAKIPYEIGKKDDKKEFSMFIFLPNKKKGLPSLLGKVKSDPKFFTQDFRIRYESLDAFYIPKFKFSYTAMKQVKQTMKEMGLTLPFSKKCKEITEIVKPKGPFFINRILQKAFIEVNEKGTEAAAVTVLDDDMGFSLYDEIIPLPRFVADHPFLFMIREEASKLVLFTGAVLNPLNDHSDDVSSSDYDSDDY
- the LOC132034793 gene encoding serpin-ZX-like, which codes for MTAAGAKGNTLNQNLQFLGASDIDDLKSKFLNMAAVLESNINGGPDLSFVNGMWVAHTHKLRDSFKQLANTLYKTEPKVVDFKRKEEVVEEVNLWANIASKGLIPEILKPNHINNKTTVLFANALYFKGTWNFDQERTIDKDFYLLNGDKISVPFMTGCYDYSYGSFEGYQAAKIP
- the LOC132034794 gene encoding probable non-inhibitory serpin-Z9, whose amino-acid sequence is MKQVKQTMKEMGLTLPFSKTCTEITEIVKPKGPFFIKRILQKAFIEVNEKGTEAAAVTEESDDDLGFPLYDVIKPHPRFVADHPFLFMIREEVSKLVLFTGALLNPSNDHSDDVSSSDSDSDD